One window of Bacillus sp. THAF10 genomic DNA carries:
- a CDS encoding DUF402 domain-containing protein, with the protein MLKRKYGDRAEWKRVIKRQYTQTFLDIEKFKGYVTLLHVQKVSEPLEVSYEKKQVCIVDDGYIWLQHFPIHEQHSLTTMFNAKGEVVQWYIDIAEKNGIENNIPFLDDLFLDIVVLPSGEIIQKDAEELEVALKKGWISQDQFNMAWAEANKINKLLLQNEFQLLELAKLHKEMLLEKKDL; encoded by the coding sequence ATGCTAAAAAGAAAATACGGCGACCGTGCAGAATGGAAGCGAGTCATCAAACGCCAATACACCCAAACATTCCTAGATATAGAAAAATTCAAAGGGTATGTTACCTTACTCCACGTGCAAAAAGTCTCAGAGCCTCTCGAGGTTTCCTATGAGAAAAAGCAGGTCTGCATTGTGGATGACGGTTATATATGGCTTCAGCATTTTCCCATCCACGAGCAACACTCTCTAACGACCATGTTCAACGCCAAAGGAGAAGTCGTTCAGTGGTACATCGATATCGCGGAAAAGAACGGAATCGAAAATAATATTCCGTTCTTAGATGACCTATTTCTTGACATCGTTGTCCTTCCTAGTGGTGAAATCATTCAGAAAGATGCAGAAGAGCTCGAGGTAGCTTTGAAAAAAGGTTGGATTAGTCAAGATCAATTCAACATGGCTTGGGCAGAGGCGAACAAGATTAATAAGTTACTTCTTCAAAATGAGTTTCAATTGTTGGAGTTAGCGAAGCTACATAAGGAAATGCTGCTTGAAAAGAAAGATTTGTAA
- a CDS encoding GNAT family N-acetyltransferase: MLTKEQLLQIKQLQDVCEKEGGFELKLNFDMLENRDEHNKEDFFHYEDGQLVGFVGSYGFGNKVELTGMVHPDYRRRGIFSKLFKIAVDEAKARNATTILLNAPTNSTTAKEFLKNIPCTFLMAEHQMKWHQTELHVDSNITVRPSTSTEDMEAQIQLEVSCFGFTEQEAREFNLRMRKHNSEDMYIIEAEGKIAGKIRVSEDNGEAWIYGFAVFPELQGKGIGRKALSKVVKVENKKGLPVFLEVEAKNAHALKLYETCGFKVYHSQDYYKM; the protein is encoded by the coding sequence ATGCTAACTAAAGAACAATTACTTCAAATTAAACAGCTTCAGGACGTCTGCGAAAAGGAGGGCGGATTTGAGCTGAAGTTAAATTTCGATATGCTTGAAAATCGTGACGAACATAACAAGGAAGACTTCTTTCATTATGAGGATGGCCAGCTTGTTGGTTTTGTGGGCAGCTACGGGTTTGGCAATAAAGTAGAATTGACGGGAATGGTGCACCCAGATTACCGACGGAGAGGGATATTTTCTAAATTATTTAAGATCGCAGTGGACGAGGCAAAAGCGCGAAACGCAACGACTATTTTGTTAAATGCGCCAACCAATTCCACAACGGCAAAAGAGTTTTTGAAGAACATTCCCTGCACCTTTTTGATGGCAGAACATCAAATGAAATGGCACCAAACCGAGTTGCATGTTGATTCTAATATCACGGTAAGACCTTCCACTTCAACTGAAGACATGGAAGCACAAATACAGCTTGAAGTTTCTTGCTTTGGATTTACTGAACAAGAAGCGCGGGAATTCAATCTACGGATGAGGAAGCATAACAGTGAAGATATGTACATCATAGAAGCAGAAGGAAAAATAGCAGGGAAAATTCGTGTATCCGAAGATAACGGCGAAGCTTGGATTTACGGATTCGCTGTCTTCCCTGAACTCCAAGGAAAAGGCATCGGCAGAAAAGCCCTATCCAAAGTCGTAAAAGTAGAGAACAAAAAAGGCCTCCCAGTCTTCCTAGAAGTCGAAGCCAAAAACGCCCATGCCCTCAAACTCTACGAAACTTGCGGCTTCAAAGTCTACCATTCGCAGGATTACTATAAAATGTGA
- a CDS encoding histidine phosphatase family protein, whose amino-acid sequence MSKQIYLVRHCEAQGQPPQAELTEKGLRQAEELAGFFASKEIDRIVSSPFLRAVQSITPFCTKTYLEIEIDDRLSERILSTGDLPDWLNKLNETFEDLDLKFAGGESSKEAMNRIVNVVEEVWKSEAENTIIVTHGNLMSLLLKHYDHKVGFEEWKKLSNPDVYLLNDQDGNVERVWREETVRER is encoded by the coding sequence ATGTCGAAACAGATATACCTTGTAAGACACTGTGAAGCCCAAGGCCAACCGCCTCAAGCCGAGCTAACAGAAAAGGGTCTTCGGCAAGCGGAAGAGCTAGCAGGTTTTTTTGCTAGTAAGGAGATCGATCGTATTGTATCCAGTCCATTCCTACGCGCCGTTCAATCAATAACCCCTTTTTGTACGAAAACTTACTTGGAAATTGAAATTGATGATCGCCTTTCAGAGCGAATCCTAAGCACAGGAGACTTACCAGATTGGCTGAACAAGCTCAACGAAACCTTCGAGGATTTAGATTTGAAGTTCGCTGGCGGGGAGTCAAGTAAGGAAGCGATGAATCGGATTGTAAATGTGGTGGAGGAAGTGTGGAAAAGTGAGGCTGAAAACACCATCATCGTCACGCACGGAAACCTCATGTCCCTCCTCCTAAAACATTACGATCACAAAGTAGGCTTTGAAGAATGGAAGAAATTAAGTAATCCAGATGTATATTTGTTAAACGATCAAGATGGAAATGTGGAGCGGGTTTGGCGAGAGGAAACGGTAAGGGAACGATAG
- a CDS encoding S66 peptidase family protein, with translation MITYPTLEKGSTIGVTAPSSGVPEELHDLLKTAISRLESKGYHTISGQTAWTQDKVRSAPAKVRAEELQNLMTNENINLIIPPWGGELLVEMLEHLDFEKLQNKWVLGYSDISVLLLAITLKTGIATAHGTNLVDLRGEYADETTAMWEAVLSTQKGDSVLQHSSEKYQKEWQFDKPSPHVFHLTEKTEWQSISNEPVTMQGRLLGGCVDVIRHLIGTPFGDVASFKKKHMQGESIIWFFENCELTTTDIRRTLVQMKLAGWFEDCAGIMFGRSAADTPVKGYTIEHVYQELSEELNIPILYNIDCGHVPPQLTLINGAFAEISMNQGKGTVLQSFR, from the coding sequence ATGATAACTTATCCAACTTTAGAAAAAGGTTCAACGATTGGGGTAACGGCTCCATCATCGGGTGTACCAGAAGAATTACATGACTTGTTAAAAACGGCAATAAGTCGCTTGGAATCGAAAGGATACCACACCATTAGCGGTCAAACTGCTTGGACTCAGGATAAAGTAAGGTCTGCACCTGCTAAGGTTCGTGCCGAAGAGCTTCAAAACCTAATGACCAATGAAAATATTAATCTTATCATTCCTCCATGGGGTGGCGAGTTACTCGTGGAGATGCTTGAACACTTAGACTTTGAAAAGCTGCAAAACAAGTGGGTGCTGGGCTATTCCGATATTAGCGTGTTGCTGCTGGCCATTACCTTGAAAACGGGGATAGCGACAGCTCATGGTACAAATTTAGTAGATTTACGAGGAGAATACGCAGACGAGACCACCGCGATGTGGGAAGCAGTATTATCCACTCAAAAGGGAGATTCTGTTTTACAACATTCCTCTGAAAAATATCAAAAAGAATGGCAGTTTGATAAGCCTAGCCCACATGTTTTTCATTTAACCGAAAAAACAGAGTGGCAATCCATTTCAAATGAACCGGTGACCATGCAAGGCCGTTTGCTTGGTGGCTGTGTGGATGTGATTAGACATTTAATTGGAACTCCATTTGGTGACGTGGCAAGCTTTAAAAAGAAACATATGCAAGGGGAGTCCATTATTTGGTTCTTTGAAAATTGCGAGCTAACGACTACCGACATACGTCGTACACTCGTGCAGATGAAGTTAGCTGGCTGGTTTGAGGACTGCGCGGGTATAATGTTCGGCAGAAGTGCTGCAGATACACCTGTAAAAGGCTATACCATAGAACATGTGTATCAAGAGCTTTCCGAAGAACTCAACATCCCAATTCTCTACAACATCGACTGTGGCCATGTTCCACCACAGTTAACACTCATCAACGGAGCATTTGCTGAAATCTCGATGAACCAAGGAAAAGGAACCGTTTTGCAAAGTTTTAGATGA
- a CDS encoding DinB family protein, protein MELFKTQYDWIKHTRETLFQYCESMEHADYVKKLDSFAGDSVRDLHVHAADCYHYWLGKRALGKELPNLEPESVNSVNEMRELFVKTDDLVEEFLREYQGNWDHAIPVTFKSGETASFTTLWLFTHTTTHEFHHKGQIVKIGRQLGYTPPDTDLIDPRLVKE, encoded by the coding sequence ATGGAACTATTTAAAACCCAGTACGACTGGATTAAACATACGAGAGAAACGCTCTTTCAATATTGCGAAAGCATGGAACACGCTGATTATGTCAAGAAACTTGATAGCTTTGCCGGGGATTCTGTTCGCGATCTGCATGTGCATGCGGCTGACTGTTATCATTACTGGCTCGGTAAACGAGCACTTGGGAAAGAGTTACCCAACCTCGAACCAGAGAGCGTCAACAGTGTAAACGAGATGAGAGAGCTTTTCGTCAAAACCGATGACCTCGTGGAAGAATTTTTACGAGAATATCAAGGCAACTGGGACCACGCCATCCCTGTCACCTTCAAGAGCGGCGAAACTGCATCGTTCACCACGCTCTGGCTGTTCACCCACACCACCACCCATGAATTTCATCATAAAGGGCAGATTGTGAAAATTGGTCGCCAGCTTGGCTACACGCCGCCCGATACGGATTTGATTGACCCGAGGCTGGTGAAGGAATAG
- the lysS gene encoding lysine--tRNA ligase, giving the protein MRNEQTEGRLEKLEALRTQEIEVYPEKFHVNCDLEEAANLADGTPEVRVAGRMMSIRSFKSLTFITISNIQGSLQLLLKKGEIGEEAFQQFHQFYDIGDFIGVEGLMYTTQTNEKTLRIQSYVFLGKALRSLPEKWHGISNIELRYRQRYLDVMMTKETQNRMLARSKMVRAIRHFFEEKGFLEVETPVLQHTSSGALAKPFKTYHNALDTELNLRIAPETYLKRLIVGGFTKVFELAKCFRNEGISPQHLQEFTMVEGYAAYWNYEDTMSLMREMVLFLLEQTFQTTTIELDGQPIDFSEPWEVVSFRELILKETEIDIDLYPDVSELCEEAKRREIELDYEEAETLGRGNFIDLLYKKTCRPQLVRPTFLVQHPIDLSPLARANDENASLTDRFQLVVNGAEIINAYSELVDPLEQRRRLEAQASLKSGGDLEAMEFDEDYLTAMEYGMPPISGWGFGIERLLMVLTDCDNIKDCVLFPLMRKG; this is encoded by the coding sequence ATGAGAAATGAACAAACGGAAGGCAGATTAGAAAAATTAGAAGCATTAAGGACGCAGGAAATCGAGGTGTACCCTGAAAAATTTCATGTAAATTGTGACCTTGAGGAAGCAGCAAACCTCGCCGATGGCACACCAGAGGTACGAGTGGCAGGAAGAATGATGAGCATTAGAAGCTTCAAAAGCTTAACTTTTATCACCATTTCTAACATCCAAGGCAGCTTGCAGCTTTTACTCAAAAAAGGAGAAATAGGGGAGGAAGCATTTCAACAGTTTCATCAATTTTACGATATTGGCGATTTTATTGGAGTGGAAGGACTAATGTACACCACTCAAACCAATGAAAAAACGCTGCGCATCCAAAGCTATGTATTTCTGGGCAAAGCATTGCGCAGTCTTCCTGAAAAATGGCACGGGATAAGCAATATCGAGCTTCGCTATCGCCAGCGATATTTGGATGTGATGATGACAAAAGAAACGCAAAATCGCATGCTAGCCAGGAGTAAAATGGTAAGAGCCATTCGTCATTTTTTTGAAGAGAAAGGGTTTCTGGAGGTCGAAACACCAGTTTTGCAACACACATCATCCGGTGCACTGGCTAAGCCCTTTAAAACGTATCACAACGCACTGGACACAGAATTGAATCTCCGAATTGCGCCAGAAACCTATCTCAAAAGACTAATTGTTGGTGGCTTCACCAAGGTTTTTGAGCTAGCTAAATGCTTTCGCAACGAGGGTATCAGTCCACAGCATCTTCAGGAATTTACGATGGTTGAGGGATATGCGGCCTATTGGAACTATGAGGACACGATGTCATTGATGCGGGAGATGGTTCTATTTTTACTGGAGCAGACCTTTCAAACCACCACGATTGAACTCGACGGGCAACCAATTGATTTTTCGGAACCGTGGGAAGTCGTATCATTTCGGGAGTTGATCCTAAAAGAAACGGAAATTGATATCGATCTGTATCCCGATGTGAGCGAGCTTTGTGAGGAGGCAAAACGAAGGGAAATCGAGCTGGATTATGAGGAAGCGGAAACGCTAGGAAGAGGCAATTTCATCGATTTGCTTTACAAAAAAACGTGCCGCCCGCAACTTGTGAGGCCGACATTTTTGGTGCAGCACCCGATTGATTTATCCCCGCTTGCAAGGGCGAATGATGAAAATGCTAGTTTAACAGACCGTTTCCAGCTTGTGGTGAATGGGGCGGAAATTATAAATGCATACTCCGAATTGGTGGATCCCCTAGAACAAAGAAGGAGGCTAGAGGCACAAGCTAGCTTGAAAAGTGGTGGCGACCTCGAGGCGATGGAATTCGATGAGGATTATCTTACTGCGATGGAGTATGGCATGCCACCGATCTCTGGCTGGGGCTTTGGGATTGAGCGGTTGCTGATGGTCCTAACGGATTGCGACAATATTAAGGATTGTGTGCTGTTTCCGTTGATGCGGAAGGGGTAG
- a CDS encoding DUF2975 domain-containing protein, whose translation MKHGSTLFLKIAVFLIGTPVLVLSIVGIISLLNNPPSAEYAPILYPIVAGMLLTTIPFYFALYQAFTLLSYIDKNEAFSQLSVEALKKIKLCAITIGSVYVVIMPFIYFLAEKDDAPGAIIFGMVPIFASIVIAVFGAVLQRLLQEAIDIKSENDLTV comes from the coding sequence ATGAAACATGGTTCCACCCTCTTTTTGAAAATAGCGGTTTTCTTAATAGGAACACCGGTATTGGTGTTAAGCATCGTTGGAATAATTTCATTGTTGAATAACCCGCCAAGTGCAGAGTACGCGCCTATTCTATATCCTATTGTAGCGGGGATGCTTCTCACCACGATCCCGTTTTATTTTGCATTGTATCAGGCGTTTACACTTTTAAGTTATATCGATAAGAACGAGGCGTTCTCCCAGCTTTCAGTGGAAGCATTAAAGAAAATCAAGCTTTGTGCGATTACCATTGGAAGTGTGTATGTGGTAATTATGCCGTTCATTTATTTTTTAGCTGAGAAAGATGATGCGCCAGGTGCAATCATTTTTGGAATGGTTCCCATTTTTGCTTCCATCGTCATCGCCGTTTTTGGAGCTGTATTACAGAGACTTTTACAAGAAGCCATTGATATAAAATCGGAAAACGACTTAACAGTGTGA
- a CDS encoding helix-turn-helix transcriptional regulator, whose amino-acid sequence MAIIINVDVMLAKRKMSVTELSERVGITMANLSILKNGKAKAIRFSTLEGICKALDCQPGDILEYRPDE is encoded by the coding sequence ATGGCCATAATTATAAATGTAGATGTTATGCTGGCAAAAAGAAAAATGAGCGTCACAGAATTATCCGAGCGAGTGGGAATCACCATGGCAAACCTCTCCATTCTCAAGAACGGCAAAGCCAAAGCCATTCGATTTTCCACCCTAGAGGGGATATGCAAAGCGCTGGACTGCCAACCAGGCGACATTCTCGAATATAGACCCGATGAATGA